In the Drosophila takahashii strain IR98-3 E-12201 chromosome 3R, DtakHiC1v2, whole genome shotgun sequence genome, one interval contains:
- the AdoR gene encoding uncharacterized protein AdoR isoform X1 has product MSAFRYFSITDFSFEGPLLPLHAATTSKDVKDSDSPSSELNIPYTVFEVLVAIVSIIGNVLVIIVFRRERKLRRRTNYYIVSLAMADLLVGSLGIPFAILASIGLPRNLHACLFTVSLLVVLCTISIFCLVAVSVDRYWAILYPMAYSRNVRTRTAIFIISMCWVAGTIVGFLPLFGWHADVNHNQECLFVEVMDYNYLVFLYFATIITPALLMLAFYTHIYRVIIKQVRQIVTMNPASDLSRRSSAAVVQVTTPGRAGHTGTMLRVLGAARKRDVKATQNLSIIVLFFMICWIPLYTINCIKAFCPDCYVHPKLTLFCIILSHLNSAVNPVLYAYHLKDFRAALKNLLLKMMGVDIDQQAEAIHRFSVASQHRLQSMDSNMRSTQPRLYVGEYSPIWLRQQQEALKNSQLLPKCGVVSPCFNNINQTVAAVASVTTEIEREMWNIVEASSGAELGETSYEFPSPANPASQRSSSSTAPPPAAAKISIPSASYDNHNYSFSQDEDENDDDLEFEDVFVPANPPQPGIDPVELRRSLALVMREKLRSDDTDSRTPVADLQEEPLGAESRERPLSIQTSPTNGPLPALLRSKLFAGNSNSAHCLPGSKDSNSESGTGVFVIDSEASPGSNGHKPKYRKGTALTRSSLKKSRSCNCSAIAKGASKAHEDQSQEHQHPPENFFSPLRSVGSFMQHSNLFHFLQPHPVRPTSSTASSSASTPTHSPPPPPPPPMEVQVQEGSIPLTGASSLTTSSPSLLAASAES; this is encoded by the exons ATGTCCGCCTTCCGCTACTTCTCCATCACGGATTTCTCCTTCGAGGGACCACTGCTTCCCTTGCACGCAGCCACCACCAGCAAGGATGTCAAGGACTCGGATAGTCCCAGCTCCGAACTCAACATACCCTACACCGTCTTCGAGGTCCTGGTGGCCATTGTCAGCATCATCGGCAATGTCCTGGTGATCATCGTCTTCCGCAGAGAACGAAAGCTGCGCCGTCGCACCAACTACTACATAGTTTCACTGGCCATGGCCGATCTGCTGGTGGGCAGTCTGGGGATACCCTTTGCCATCCTGGCCTCCATCGGGCTGCCGAGGAATCTGCACGCCTGCCTCTTCACCGTCTCGCTGCTCGTGGTGCTCTGCACCATCTCCATCTTCTGCCTGGTGGCCGTCTCCGTGGATCGCTACTGGGCCATCCTCTACCCGATGGCCTACTCACGGAATGTCCGCACCCGCACGGCGATAT TCATCATCTCGATGTGCTGGGTGGCGGGCACGATAGTGGGCTTCCTGCCTCTCTTCGGCTGGCACGCCGATGTCAACCACAACCAGGAGTGCCTCTTCGTCGAGGTGATGGACTACAACTACCTCGTCTTCCTCTACTTTGCCACAATTATCACTCCGGCCCTCCTCATGCTGGCCTTCTACACGCACATCTACAGGGTCATCATCAAACAG GTCCGTCAGATCGTAACGATGAACCCCGCCTCCGATCTCAGTCGCCGCTCCTCGGCGGCAGTGGTGCAGGTGACGACGCCCGGAAGAGCCGGCCACACGGGCACCATGCTGCGGGTGCTGGGAGCTGCGAGGAAGCGCGATGTGAAGGCCACCCAGAACCTGTCCATCATAGTGCTGTTCTTCATGATCTGCTGGATTCCCCTGTACACGATCAACTGCATCAAGGCCTTCTGCCCCGACTGCTATGTGCATCCCAAGCTGACGCTCTTCTGCATCATCCTCTCCCATCTGAATTCGGCTGTGAACCCGGTGCTGTATGCCTATCACCTGAAGGACTTCCGGGCCGCCCTGAAGAACCTTCTACTGAAAATGATGGGCGTGGACATTGACCAGCAGGCGGAGGCCATCCATCGGTTCTCGGTGGCCAGCCAGCATCGCCTGCAGTCGATGGACTCCAATATGCGCTCCACGCAGCCGCGCCTCTATGTGGGTGAGT ATTCACCCATCTGGCtgaggcagcagcaggaggcgCTGAAGAACTCGCAGCTTCTGCCCAAATGCGGAGTGGTTTCGCCCTGTTTCAACAACATCAATCAAACGGTGGCCGCCGTCGCCTCGGTGACCACGGAGATTGAGCGGGAAATGTGGAACATTGTGGAGGCCTCCAGTGGCGCCGAGTTGGGTGAGACGAGCTACGAGTTTCCCTCACCCGCGAATCCCGCTTCCCAGCGAAGTAGCAGCTCCACTGCTCCCCCTCCTGCAGCAGCCAAAATCTCCATTCCGTCCGCCTCGTATGACAACCACAACTACAGCTTCAGCCAGGATGAAGATGAGAATGACGATGATCTGGAGTTTGAGGACGTCTTTGTGCCAGCCAATCCCCCCCAGCCCGGCATAGATCCCGTGGAGCTGCGTCGCTCCCTGGCCTTGGTGATGCGTGAGAAGCTGCGTTCCGATGACACGGACTCCAGGACGCCAGTGGCTGACCTTCAGGAGGAGCCCTTGGGTGCGGAGTCCAGGGAGAGACCTCTTTCGATACAAACCTCACCCACAAACGGACCACTTCCTGCCCTGCTGAGGTCGAAGCTCTTTGCGGGCAACTCGAATTCCGCCCACTGCCTGCCGGGATCCAAGGATTCGAATTCAGAATCGGGAACTGGTGTCTTTGTGATCGACAGTGAGGCGAGTCCGGGCTCCAATGGCCACAAGCCCAAGTATCGCAAGGGCACTGCCTTGACCAGGAGTTCGCTGAAGAAGAGCAGATCCTGCAATTGTAGTGCCATTGCCAAGGGAGCTTCCAAGGCTCACGAGGATCAGAGTCAGGAGCATCAGCATCCCCCGGAGAACTTTTTCAGTCCCCTGCGATCGGTGGGCAGCTTCATGCAGCATTCCAACCTCTTCCACTTCCTCCAGCCCCATCCAGTCCGTCCCACCTCATCGACGGCCTCGTCCTCGGCCTCCACGCCCACCCACTCGCCACCGcccccaccgccgccgcccatGGAAGTGCAGGTCCAGGAGGGATCGATTCCGTTGACTGGGGCTTCCAGTCTAACCACTTCATCGCCATCTCTTCTAGCGGCCAGTGCAGAAAGTTGA
- the AdoR gene encoding uncharacterized protein AdoR isoform X2 — protein sequence MSAFRYFSITDFSFEGPLLPLHAATTSKDVKDSDSPSSELNIPYTVFEVLVAIVSIIGNVLVIIVFRRERKLRRRTNYYIVSLAMADLLVGSLGIPFAILASIGLPRNLHACLFTVSLLVVLCTISIFCLVAVSVDRYWAILYPMAYSRNVRTRTAIFIISMCWVAGTIVGFLPLFGWHADVNHNQECLFVEVMDYNYLVFLYFATIITPALLMLAFYTHIYRVIIKQVRQIVTMNPASDLSRRSSAAVVQVTTPGRAGHTGTMLRVLGAARKRDVKATQNLSIIVLFFMICWIPLYTINCIKAFCPDCYVHPKLTLFCIILSHLNSAVNPVLYAYHLKDFRAALKNLLLKMMGVDIDQQAEAIHRFSVASQHRLQSMDSNMRSTQPRLYVDSPIWLRQQQEALKNSQLLPKCGVVSPCFNNINQTVAAVASVTTEIEREMWNIVEASSGAELGETSYEFPSPANPASQRSSSSTAPPPAAAKISIPSASYDNHNYSFSQDEDENDDDLEFEDVFVPANPPQPGIDPVELRRSLALVMREKLRSDDTDSRTPVADLQEEPLGAESRERPLSIQTSPTNGPLPALLRSKLFAGNSNSAHCLPGSKDSNSESGTGVFVIDSEASPGSNGHKPKYRKGTALTRSSLKKSRSCNCSAIAKGASKAHEDQSQEHQHPPENFFSPLRSVGSFMQHSNLFHFLQPHPVRPTSSTASSSASTPTHSPPPPPPPPMEVQVQEGSIPLTGASSLTTSSPSLLAASAES from the exons ATGTCCGCCTTCCGCTACTTCTCCATCACGGATTTCTCCTTCGAGGGACCACTGCTTCCCTTGCACGCAGCCACCACCAGCAAGGATGTCAAGGACTCGGATAGTCCCAGCTCCGAACTCAACATACCCTACACCGTCTTCGAGGTCCTGGTGGCCATTGTCAGCATCATCGGCAATGTCCTGGTGATCATCGTCTTCCGCAGAGAACGAAAGCTGCGCCGTCGCACCAACTACTACATAGTTTCACTGGCCATGGCCGATCTGCTGGTGGGCAGTCTGGGGATACCCTTTGCCATCCTGGCCTCCATCGGGCTGCCGAGGAATCTGCACGCCTGCCTCTTCACCGTCTCGCTGCTCGTGGTGCTCTGCACCATCTCCATCTTCTGCCTGGTGGCCGTCTCCGTGGATCGCTACTGGGCCATCCTCTACCCGATGGCCTACTCACGGAATGTCCGCACCCGCACGGCGATAT TCATCATCTCGATGTGCTGGGTGGCGGGCACGATAGTGGGCTTCCTGCCTCTCTTCGGCTGGCACGCCGATGTCAACCACAACCAGGAGTGCCTCTTCGTCGAGGTGATGGACTACAACTACCTCGTCTTCCTCTACTTTGCCACAATTATCACTCCGGCCCTCCTCATGCTGGCCTTCTACACGCACATCTACAGGGTCATCATCAAACAG GTCCGTCAGATCGTAACGATGAACCCCGCCTCCGATCTCAGTCGCCGCTCCTCGGCGGCAGTGGTGCAGGTGACGACGCCCGGAAGAGCCGGCCACACGGGCACCATGCTGCGGGTGCTGGGAGCTGCGAGGAAGCGCGATGTGAAGGCCACCCAGAACCTGTCCATCATAGTGCTGTTCTTCATGATCTGCTGGATTCCCCTGTACACGATCAACTGCATCAAGGCCTTCTGCCCCGACTGCTATGTGCATCCCAAGCTGACGCTCTTCTGCATCATCCTCTCCCATCTGAATTCGGCTGTGAACCCGGTGCTGTATGCCTATCACCTGAAGGACTTCCGGGCCGCCCTGAAGAACCTTCTACTGAAAATGATGGGCGTGGACATTGACCAGCAGGCGGAGGCCATCCATCGGTTCTCGGTGGCCAGCCAGCATCGCCTGCAGTCGATGGACTCCAATATGCGCTCCACGCAGCCGCGCCTCTATGTGG ATTCACCCATCTGGCtgaggcagcagcaggaggcgCTGAAGAACTCGCAGCTTCTGCCCAAATGCGGAGTGGTTTCGCCCTGTTTCAACAACATCAATCAAACGGTGGCCGCCGTCGCCTCGGTGACCACGGAGATTGAGCGGGAAATGTGGAACATTGTGGAGGCCTCCAGTGGCGCCGAGTTGGGTGAGACGAGCTACGAGTTTCCCTCACCCGCGAATCCCGCTTCCCAGCGAAGTAGCAGCTCCACTGCTCCCCCTCCTGCAGCAGCCAAAATCTCCATTCCGTCCGCCTCGTATGACAACCACAACTACAGCTTCAGCCAGGATGAAGATGAGAATGACGATGATCTGGAGTTTGAGGACGTCTTTGTGCCAGCCAATCCCCCCCAGCCCGGCATAGATCCCGTGGAGCTGCGTCGCTCCCTGGCCTTGGTGATGCGTGAGAAGCTGCGTTCCGATGACACGGACTCCAGGACGCCAGTGGCTGACCTTCAGGAGGAGCCCTTGGGTGCGGAGTCCAGGGAGAGACCTCTTTCGATACAAACCTCACCCACAAACGGACCACTTCCTGCCCTGCTGAGGTCGAAGCTCTTTGCGGGCAACTCGAATTCCGCCCACTGCCTGCCGGGATCCAAGGATTCGAATTCAGAATCGGGAACTGGTGTCTTTGTGATCGACAGTGAGGCGAGTCCGGGCTCCAATGGCCACAAGCCCAAGTATCGCAAGGGCACTGCCTTGACCAGGAGTTCGCTGAAGAAGAGCAGATCCTGCAATTGTAGTGCCATTGCCAAGGGAGCTTCCAAGGCTCACGAGGATCAGAGTCAGGAGCATCAGCATCCCCCGGAGAACTTTTTCAGTCCCCTGCGATCGGTGGGCAGCTTCATGCAGCATTCCAACCTCTTCCACTTCCTCCAGCCCCATCCAGTCCGTCCCACCTCATCGACGGCCTCGTCCTCGGCCTCCACGCCCACCCACTCGCCACCGcccccaccgccgccgcccatGGAAGTGCAGGTCCAGGAGGGATCGATTCCGTTGACTGGGGCTTCCAGTCTAACCACTTCATCGCCATCTCTTCTAGCGGCCAGTGCAGAAAGTTGA
- the Tpi gene encoding triosephosphate isomerase isoform X1, whose amino-acid sequence MHLEVLIKVYSNRIQRIPTAPLLQHCQYHQNRHHIIPIPTTMDQNQPTVGGVTAEVLKAVVSQALLGKFTAVFPKLFKCQWKTYEGQKKFYANFSTDCSDSNNSNMSARKFCVGGNWKMNGDQKSIAEIAKTLSSASLDPNTEVVIGCPAIYLMYARNLLPCEVGLAGQNAYKVAKGAFTGEISPAMLKDIGADWVILGHSERRAIFNESDALIAEKAEHALAEGLKVIACIGETLEEREAGKTNEVVARQMCAYAQKIKDWKNVVVAYEPVWAIGTGKTATPDQAQEVHAFLRQWLSDNISKEVSAALRIQYGGSVTAANAKELAKKPDIDGFLVGGASLKPEFVDIINARQ is encoded by the exons ATGCATTTGGAAGTGCTCATCAAGGTGTATAGTAACCGAATCCAGCGCATTCCAACGGCACCGCTTCTCCAGCACTGCCAATATCACCAGAACCGCCATCATATCATTCCCATCCCCACCACCATGGATCAGAACCAACCCACTGTGGGTGGCGTTACGGCGGAGGTACTAAAAGCAGTCGTTTCGCAAGCTCTTCTGGGCAAATTCACAGCTGTTTTCCCAAAGCTTTTCAAGTGCCAGTGGAAGACTTACGAAGGTCAAAAGAAG TTCTACGCCAATTTCAGTACCGATTGcagcgacagcaacaacagcaacatgagTGCCCGTAAATTCTGCGTTGGAGGCAACTGGAAGATGAACGGTGACCAGAAGTCGATCGCCGAGATTGCCAAGACCCTGAGCTCCGCCTCGCTGGATCCCAACACGGAGGTGGTCATCGGCTGCCCGGCCATCTACCTCATGTACGCCCGCAATCTGCTGCCCTGCGAAGTGGGACTGGCCGGCCAGAATGCCTACAAGGTGGCCAAGGGCGCCTTCACCGGCGAAATCTCACCGGCTATGCTGAAGGACATCGGTGCCGATTGGGTCATTCTGGGCCACTCGGAGCGTCGTGCCATCTTCAATGAGTCCGATGCTTTGATTGCCGAGAAGGCCGAGCATGCCCTGGCCGAGGGTCTCAAGGTCATCGCCTGCATTGGTGAGACGCTCGAGGAGCGGGAGGCCGGCAAGACCAACGAGGTGGTGGCCCGCCAGATGTGCGCCTACGCGCAGAAGATCAAGGACTGGAAGAACGTGGTGGTGGCCTACGAGCCCGTCTGGGCCATTGGCACCGGCAAGACCGCCACGCCCGATCAG gcCCAGGAGGTCCACGCCTTCCTGCGCCAGTGGCTGAGCGATAACATCTCCAAGGAGGTCTCCGCCGCCCTGCGCATCCAGTATGGTGGCTCCGTCACCGCCGCCAATGCCAAGGAGCTGGCCAAGAAGCCCGACATCGATGGCTTCCTCGTGGGAGGCGCCTCCCTGAAGCCCGAGTTCGTGGACATCATCAATGCCAGGCAGTAA
- the Tpi gene encoding triosephosphate isomerase isoform X2: MSARKFCVGGNWKMNGDQKSIAEIAKTLSSASLDPNTEVVIGCPAIYLMYARNLLPCEVGLAGQNAYKVAKGAFTGEISPAMLKDIGADWVILGHSERRAIFNESDALIAEKAEHALAEGLKVIACIGETLEEREAGKTNEVVARQMCAYAQKIKDWKNVVVAYEPVWAIGTGKTATPDQAQEVHAFLRQWLSDNISKEVSAALRIQYGGSVTAANAKELAKKPDIDGFLVGGASLKPEFVDIINARQ; the protein is encoded by the exons atgagTGCCCGTAAATTCTGCGTTGGAGGCAACTGGAAGATGAACGGTGACCAGAAGTCGATCGCCGAGATTGCCAAGACCCTGAGCTCCGCCTCGCTGGATCCCAACACGGAGGTGGTCATCGGCTGCCCGGCCATCTACCTCATGTACGCCCGCAATCTGCTGCCCTGCGAAGTGGGACTGGCCGGCCAGAATGCCTACAAGGTGGCCAAGGGCGCCTTCACCGGCGAAATCTCACCGGCTATGCTGAAGGACATCGGTGCCGATTGGGTCATTCTGGGCCACTCGGAGCGTCGTGCCATCTTCAATGAGTCCGATGCTTTGATTGCCGAGAAGGCCGAGCATGCCCTGGCCGAGGGTCTCAAGGTCATCGCCTGCATTGGTGAGACGCTCGAGGAGCGGGAGGCCGGCAAGACCAACGAGGTGGTGGCCCGCCAGATGTGCGCCTACGCGCAGAAGATCAAGGACTGGAAGAACGTGGTGGTGGCCTACGAGCCCGTCTGGGCCATTGGCACCGGCAAGACCGCCACGCCCGATCAG gcCCAGGAGGTCCACGCCTTCCTGCGCCAGTGGCTGAGCGATAACATCTCCAAGGAGGTCTCCGCCGCCCTGCGCATCCAGTATGGTGGCTCCGTCACCGCCGCCAATGCCAAGGAGCTGGCCAAGAAGCCCGACATCGATGGCTTCCTCGTGGGAGGCGCCTCCCTGAAGCCCGAGTTCGTGGACATCATCAATGCCAGGCAGTAA
- the LOC108065442 gene encoding uncharacterized protein, producing MSQSYVFDVILVNSSLPVPRKSASFSVGSRPIYSVRLFEDFEELSMERMMVDQFPADALGGFTASPCELIGSLTSRGVGVTLKDNDELVGSGSAMLDSPILRQLTDPTFSVTEKLLVELTKGKSRVGEVELLLKISAAADINHGLIPFGCYDVCKPVDNSINKRDIIFTLGRSGKCPTNSCITDERLMSHAGAPFQCPHAAGGDQEEGKDHRGGATMGCGCFLRGMQQQHLNQDEKTEKKRERTALKKLIDELGLDQVKVPKPPKSHDKSRRWHCKCRSNQVATDTSSSSTSSSTSSCDVNEFEGERPPRKRKALSLTASREQAARRRLMGLCPLKEPDLKQQSYKPPNLCQLCRSDISWLPKISACPYCGYKTFEDLQPSEEPYDLTATAQQLLRDSLRREPCELGSSKSSPDDEAMGDRLRRSQDDPNVAKECGCLGGKPCTRCRIRKLCENFFKETECQIKPVTLPQAQPEATTKSLPEIRNPVEKTNSDTSQRRTQLISIFTEMRNMYGQKKGAVEADAVAQELRRECDAACRKSKSAKARRKARRSLKKALDEIDRAYPKPPKIRVKRKPIDRKKSRCYTFLKSRKEPKDSRIGHVDCISDSRHTGYCKIPCHMGWMWTKSEMARHKSWRPGAISRPIRQLMAYFLKDFPADNVCLSRYHHRRRKCPRNRDDDDDEEEEPLVQHPTLHIVRQGDEYIITLRPLKDPRSLASSANPYAPMKPVVFRITKDPLAAGLRQMRVALQDKGFAPCTCHRPVASCFCRSHNDKKRMQYEVANECRQRGWPDNSDTFVYSPNSDDDDDSDREYEFGVTPPAGVIKPDRRRQPDRAHVETQYVEHDWAAPTMYPHPANMAVQYGGCVMGERKKKFPWLYGKGNIHADPPKPRMRNPPKKKPRKQLPFRNAGGFDDPRRFDPTLNRPWHRSNSPY from the exons ATGTCGCAATCGTACGTTTTCGATGTGATTCTGGTGAACTCCAGTTTACCAGTTCCCCGCAAGTCGGCAAGTTTTAGTGTAGGCTCAAGGCCCATCTATTCGGTGCGGTTGTTCGAGGACTTTGAGGAGTTGTCCATGGAGCGCATGATGGTGGACCAGTTTCCGGCGGATGCTCTAGGTGGCTTTACGGCCAGTCCGTGTGAGCTGATTGGCTCACTGACCTCCAGGGGCGTGGGCGTAACCCTGAAGGATAACGATGAGCTCGTAGGATCGGGCAGTGCCATGCTGGACTCGCCCATCCTGCGCCAGCTGACGGATCCCACCTTTTCGGTAACCGAGAAGCTGCTGGTGGAGCTGACCAAGGGCAAGAGCAGGGTGGGCGAGGTGGAGCTGCTCTTGAAGATTAGCGCTGCTGCAGATATTAA TCACGGCCTAATTCCCTTTGGCTGCTATGATGTTTGCAAGCCTGTGGATAATTCGATAAACAAGCGGGACATCATCTTCACCCTGGGAAGGTCTGGCAAGTGTCCCACCAATAGTTGCATCACCGATGAGCGTCTGATGTCGCATGCCGGGGCACCCTTCCAGTGTCCCCATGCGGCAGGTGGGGATCAGGAGGAGGGAAAGGACCACAGGGGAGGTGCCACCATGGGTTGTGGCTGCTTCCTGAGGggaatgcagcagcagcatcttaACCAGGATGAGAAAACGGAGAAAAAGCGGGAAAGGACTGCTCTGAAAAAGCTTATCGACGAACTGGGTTTGGATCAAGTCAAAGTCCCGAAGCCACCAAAGTCACATGACAAGTCCCGTCGCTGGCATTGCAAGTGCAGGTCAAACCAGGTCGCCACGgacacctcctcctcctccacctcctcctccacttcCTCCTGCGATGTCAATGAGTTCGAGGGGGAAAGGCCTCCTAGGAAGAGAAAGGCCCTATCCTTGACTGCCTCCCGGGAGCAGGCAGCTCGTCGAAGATTGATGGGCCTGTGCCCCCTAAAAGAGCCCGATCTCAAGCAGCAGTCCTACAAGCCGCCTAATCTCTGCCAGCTCTGCCGCTCGGACATCAGCTGGCTGCCCAAGATCTCCGCCTGTCCCTACTGTGGCTACAAAACCTTCGAGGATTTGCAGCCCAGCGAGGAGCCCTACGATCTTACGGCCACAGCTCAGCAACTCCTGAGGGATTCCCTGCGCCGCGAGCCCTGCGAACTGGGCTCCTCCAAATCCTCGCCGGATGATGAGGCCATGGGCGATAGGCTGAGGAGGTCCCAAGATGATCCCAATGTGGCCAAGGAATGCGGCTGCCTGGGTGGGAAGCCCTGCACTCGATGTCGCATTCGCAAACTCTGCGAAAACTTCTTCAAGGAAACCGAATGCCAGATAAAGCCCGTTACCCTGCCGCAGGCTCAACCGGAAGCGACTACCAAATCCTTGCCGGAAATCAGGAACCCTGTCGAAAAGACCAACTCGGACACCTCGCAGCGGCGCACTCAACTGATCTCCATCTTCACGGAGATGCGGAATATGTATGGCCAGAAGAAGGGCGCCGTCGAGGCGGATGCGGTGGCCCAGGAGCTCAGGAGGGAGTGCGACGCCGCCTGCCGGAAGAGCAAGTCGGCCAAGGCCCGACGGAAGGCCAGGAGATCGCTGAAGAAGGCCCTGGACGAGATCGACCGCGCCTATCCCAAGCCACCGAAAATCAGGGTCAAGAGGAAGCCCATCGACCGCAAGAAATCCCGATG CTACACCTTCCTGAAGTCGCGGAAGGAGCCCAAGGACTCGCGCATCGGCCACGTGGACTGCATCTCGGACAGCAGGCACACGGGCTACTGCAAGATTCCCTGCCACATGGGCTGGATGTGGACCAAGAGCGAGATGGCTCGCCACAAGTCCTGGCGACCCGGCGCCATTTCGCGGCCCATCCGCCAGCTGATGGCCTACTTCCTGAAGGACTTTCCGGCCGACAATGTCTGCCTGTCGCGCTACCACCACCGTCGCAGGAAATGCCCCAGGAATcgggacgacgacgacgacgaggaggaggagccactGGTGCAGCATCCCACGCTGCACATAGTTCGCCAGGGGGATGAGTACATCATCACACTGCGTCCGCTGAAGGATCCCCGCTCGCTGGCCTCCAGCGCCAATCCCTATGCCCCGATGAAGCCCGTGGTCTTCCGCATCACCAAGGATCCCCTGGCCGCGGGACTGCGTCAGATGAGGGTGGCCCTGCAGGACAAGGGATTCGCCCCCTGCACCTGCCATCGCCCGGTGGCCAGCTGCTTCTGCCGCAGTCACAACGACAAGAAGCGGATGCAGTACGAGGTGGCCAACGAGTGTCGTCAACGTGGCTGGCCGGACAACTCGGACACCTTCGTCTACTCCCCAAATAgcgacgatgacgatgacagCGATCGGGAGTACGAGTTCGGGGTCACGCCCCCGGCGGGCGTTATCAAGCCCGATCGCAGGCGGCAGCCGGACAGGGCGCATGTGGAGACCCAGTATGTGGAGCACGACTGGGCCGCACCCACCATGTACCCGCATCCGGCCAACATGGCCGTCCAGTACGGCGGATGTGTGATGGGCGAGCGCAAGAAGAAGTTCCCCTGGCTGTACGGCAAGGGCAATATCCACGCCGATCCGCCGAAGCCCCGCATGCGGAATCCCCCGAAGAAGAAGCCGCGCAAACAGCTTCCGTTCCGAAACGCCGGCGGCTTCGATGACCCCCGCCGCTTCGACCCCACCCTCAACCGACCTTGGCACAGGTCCAACTCCCCATATTAA